The Atribacter laminatus genome contains the following window.
TTTCTCCTTCATTACGCCTAAAAACCCTTTTATATCGAGCATTAGGAGCCAAAATTCATAAAAGTGCCAGCTTAGCCTTGGCGGTTGTTCTCGATTGTTTTTTTCCCGAGTTGATAGAAATTGGAGAAAACAGTATTTTAGGATTCCGAACTACTATTTTGACCCATGAATTTCTTATCAAGGAGTTTCGTACCGGGAAAGTAAAAATCGGAAAAAATGTCATGATTGGAGCTTGTTCGTTAGTGTTAGCTGGTGTGGAAATTGGAGATAATACAACGGTTGCCGCCTTTTCTCTGGTTAATAAAGACCTTCCACCAAATGCTATTGCTGCCGGTGTGCCTGCTCGGATTATTCGAATGAAAAATCAAACAGATGATACAATTTAATGCTAAGAATTCTTTGCTTTAAAACTTTAAAGCTTTTTTCTCAGCTCACTCACTGTTTAACCACTCGACATTATGAAAGAGATATCACTACCAATCAGGGTCAAGAGTATTTTCTCAAAAGTAATCAATCGGATCAATTCAATTTCATACTCCCCAAACAAGTTCACGGTTCTAAGATACAAGTCGTTAAAAACGAAAATTTATTGCTTAATAAAAAGCAATTCGAAGCAGATGCAATAATAACCAACCAAATGAATGTCTGGATCGGAATATTAGTCGCTGATTGTTTTCCGATACTTATGTTTGAACCATCGGTGAATGTGATCG
Protein-coding sequences here:
- a CDS encoding acyltransferase, translated to MGSRRTEVRLKVNKNNSLYYWYKVKNPFLVILNTLVIFIFGFSPSLRLKTLLYRALGAKIHKSASLALAVVLDCFFPELIEIGENSILGFRTTILTHEFLIKEFRTGKVKIGKNVMIGACSLVLAGVEIGDNTTVAAFSLVNKDLPPNAIAAGVPARIIRMKNQTDDTI